One Scophthalmus maximus strain ysfricsl-2021 chromosome 7, ASM2237912v1, whole genome shotgun sequence genomic window, GAAGCCTTCTGGacgagaggtgaaacgtcttcaagaaactacaaccaagtcccGTTTGCTCCGGATTCATTGCCTTTGGATAACTaggacctggatgaatgagaagcTCCACCGATATAATTCCTAAttcttcataataataataaaaataaatttcatttatagagcacttttttcTCATGACATCTGttctttattttcactttattttcacTCATGAAGATCACATATTAAAGAGCAAAGTCTTTCTCTGTGAGTATTTTAGCCCAAATGACAACCATAAAAAGGAATGGGTAACTTCCTGAGGTAATTCTGCGACAGGGGGATTTGAACGCACCACAAATGCTCTGAAGTCCAGCACGCTGCATTTGCAGTCATTTTGGTTTGGATGGATAAAGTCATAACATgctccataatttttttttaaaaaccttgcAACTCTTCTACTACAAACTCACATATCTTTCAGTCTACCTGTGTATGCTGTGGCAGTTTAGCAGGTGTTTACCTGGAGCCTTTGTGTTCCCTGAATTAGGCTTAGGAAACTGAGCAGTCAGAGGCAATGAATATATTGATAAACCACACATTTGACACTCATAAAGAGCATATGGAGCTTGTTGTATCACGCCCTCATGTAAGAAACTGCAACCCTATTCTACAATAAGGttaagaaaaagaggaagaggactaTCACATACGTTAACATTTGTTTCGATTGAAGGTGTCACCGTTGGGCAAATGACTGTCCAAAGGTCAGCAATAACAACCCACTCCCACTGTAGTTTACAACCGTTACACACTCCAGGAGAGACGGGACAAAGACGAGCAGCAAGATGAAGCACCTTTTGCTTTTGGGGATGGCTGTTGCTATAATCCACGTCAGCCAGACAAGCACTCCAGGTAAATCAAACGACTCTCTTCTAAAATGACTCTTTGTTTTAAACCTTAACCAAATATCAGTTTATAGACCCTATGATTACTTTTCAAGAGAGGCCAGACTATCAGCACATAGGGCCTGGATATAAGTGCTGCTTTTTGAAACATAATTGGATAAAAAATTGCGGTTGACATATTTTGTCTATCATAGATTCAGTTATATGTTGTGTTTTAGTCTCACTGAAACTGATTCAAGGAAATAAAGCTTCACCTTCCCCCCTATCAGTGCAACATGGCGGGTTACATTTTCGCTTAGatctttcagtttttctgtcaCGTGGACCTTGTGTAGATTGCATCTTTCAGCAGGATATGATTGTACTGTACCTTTTTTACTGACTTCATGTTCACGTTGTAACCTGCAACTGAAGCCAACAATGATTGTCTTCAGCTGtgaccaaacaaaagaaaagatggtCTTTACTCTCCTGGAAATATTATTTACACACGGTTAACGAATGGACTAAGTTGACTGGACAATTCCCCCCTCTGTAATTCCAAACTTTCAAACACTGAGATTATTTCTGTCGGAGCCGACTGTTATAAGCATGATGAGGTAGACAATGCCATCATGCAACTTCTTTTCACTGCACAACAGTGTAAATTATTGGGACGGTCCACATTTTAAGCATCCAGTTAGTTAAGTTTTCCCTCTAAAATCAAATGCATTCTGGGCAAAGGAACCATTTGACACCACTTCCCTTCTGTGAAATGtataaagagagggaggactgaaaATATAATGACTCTCTTTATTGCTGTCATAAAAAGAGGGAGTGGGTCTGTGGTCATGAGGTTAGTTAGGCATTAGTTATGTCAAACAGTGGTATCGGTTGAGGATTTCTACTGAAGCATTTATCATACAGTAACTGTACAATGGTCTCCTCACCAGCTTGTAATTGGCCAACAGTACTTCTCACCCACATATTGTTCAGTCATTGCTtgtaaaacaaatcactttgtcCAAAAGAAACTTCTCTAACTCACAGTTTACTTTTCTCATCCAACAGGTTTTTGTCAGTTGCCCCCAAGTGCAGGCAATGGACTGGAGTTCATCGTAGCGTTCTATTATAATCACACCAAAGATCAGTGCAATCCTTTCATGTACAATGGGGAAGGTGGAAACAGCAACCGCTTTGTAAATGAGAGAGAGTGTATAAGAAACTGTTCTGCCAACGCAGAGAATATCTACCCCACGGACGGTAAGACGATTTCATTCACGTGATTAATTTATACTGTAGATACACGAGTCTTAtgtaatcatttgttttgtttaaccaCTAATACTCAATTTGAATATGCAAAATGTCTAATGTAACTTCAAAGGCTGCCTAAAAGTAGATGAtcccagagtaaaaaaaaataaaaatgaattcccTCTTCTGGAGGACTTTGGAACATGAACTGGCTAATACGTTTTATTGCCTAAAGGACCATGATAGGAAAAGCTACATGATCATCAAGCCTCCTCAATTGCAACTGAGAGGGGGGGTGCTTGAGGAGGATCATTTAATAATAAGGTTTTCAAAATCAGTGATCCTGTGATCAGTACCAATGACAATTTGTGTGTTGATTAAATGGACCCAAATAATCTAATTTCATCACACCTGTATTTCTTCTGAAACTGTAGGACAAATTGAGTATTAGCAGGGCACCACCAAGTGGTGAAAGAGTGGGTCTACGTTTGAGCATGATTGAATACACCTGAGGCTTTTTGCAAGCCTCCttaataaagttttattgaTATAAAACTCTGATGGTTTGATAGTTGAATATAATCAGTCAcacatgttttttgtatttcagaaaCTGCAGCCACTGCTATGAATTCTACTAATGacgatgaatgatgatgatgataatgtagatgtttgtttgttttttatcttcacAGAATCTCTAGCTTGCCACTTTAAAAAGGCCATAGGTCAATGTAGGGGTCAGCTTTTGAGATACTATTATGATTCTGTTCATGACAAATGCAAAAAGTTCATCTGGTCGGGTTGTATTGGAAATGGAAACCGATTTTTCGATCAAGGCAGCTGCAACTCTACATGTGCTGGCATCCATGGTGAGTGCAAATCATCTCTCTCTTGTGTAAAGAGCTGCTGATAAAATATCTATATGTCAATGCATATTTTAGTATGAAAGACTCATAACACTGCTCctatcaaaaacacacatagcACATTTGATCATGTTTTTAAACACGCTGATGTTAATTGTCTTGGTTCTAAGATGATGGCGATGATCCGGAGGAGGATGAGCCAGACACTCCTATTGGTGAGTAGACATGATTGTGTAATATTTCAACATAttgaaaagtttttgtttgcttggaataatttcttattttatatCGTACATGTAAGCGGAAAAAAGATCCCTGTTTGCTTCAGACCAAACTGTTCTTTATACAATAATTCAGGTTCAATCTGGTTACAATTATCTGCATACAAATGTTGTgaaatagtttatttttcatttagtgtCTAATCTATGACTTTCCATCTGTTACACTGTTGTCCTCTTTAATAGCAATCATCTGTGGAGTTTTGCTTGGTGTCATTATTGCCGCTTTCATCATACCTGTGGTCGTCTTGACTGTTAGATCAAAGTAAGACCGCTTTTTATTTCTCTAGTTTTACATAAAGAATGGTGACAAACATCAACTAAAAATGTATATCATCACATGCAGTTAATGACTACTCCCTGGTAATtatctttcatatttttgttcttctttagGAAAATGAGCTCCAAGAAGAATGAACCAGGGAAAAGTAAAGAACCCAGGTCTGATTCACCTCTTCAGCCGCAGGCAATTGAAATGGCATAGAAAATCATCTATATCATTGAAAGCCACATGTGGAGTTTTTACCAGCTTGGTTTGGTCTTATGACTCTAATAGTCTTGATGCCAAACATAACAACTTTTAGATTtccgtgtttgttttttttactgacataTGCAATAGCCATTAGAGTTTTGTGAAATGTTCTATTCACTATGCTTTAattcagaaatacaaaacacatctgtttattAAAAGGTggatcaaaaagaaaattgaggtAAAACTATTTGGcaaccaattaatcaatcagCAGTCATTTTTTATATCTGATTAATCTCTGaactatttttttctgctttacatttttaagaatTTCCTGCTTGTCTTTCTCTTATGTGATGGGAATATTAATATACTTAGTTTTACACTGTTTGGTGGTCAGCACAAGCAATTTGGGAtccatttctgacattttgtagaACAAatgattaatccagaaaatagtctattaatgaaaataattgtcaaaTGCAACCATTAAAGAACACAGCCATTGCTCATACAATGATTTGTAAAAACTTCCAGATGAAAGTCAGTGTTTTAGAcaaacattcatcatttcaaGTTCTGATATTCATCCTCCTGTGTACTTATAACTGAAACGTTTTTAACTGCGTGATCTCACATTCATTTCAGTGTTCCCAAAATATAACTACATCATCATCTGGTTCAACCATCTACTCAATGCACATGTCAATTCAAAACCCAACACATATATTTAGAGCAGTTTTTGTCCATCTTTTTTATACAGAGTTGCTGACTGCACACTCTATGTTATAAAGTTTTCTTGCTCAGCATTTGTAAATCTTAAGATTTAGGCTGCAACGATTTCAACATAAAagttttacataaaaaacaaacattttctcacatttaacttttaatatATGGCTATAAGATCATTAAACTGTCATGCTCATGCTTTTAATTTGGTGTAAATGAGTCACAAAATTGCAGGATATGATGCAggctttaaaatgtacaatggAGTTCAGAGAGTGGtgtaaatattttgattattattgcGTTTTAGTTCTAAAATTGGTCTTGAACAGTGTTGTTTTACAAAACACATGGCTTTCCAAGGTGCTACTCTTTGATTCTAGGATTTCCTCCATAAAATTTCAATTATATTTTgctacttgttttgttttactccgTTTATAAAAACAGGTACAGGTGCATATCTGTTGCAAAGCAAGcggagaggttttttttagtaATACTTGCCATGTGTAAGACCTTTGACTGAAACTAAGTGTAATCCCTCCTATTAAATGTTTTACACTCTAAAAGTCATTTGTGTAGACTGTTAATGGAACATGTATTTCAACATTGTCCCTAATTTATAATTTTGTGTAAACCCGGATTGTAACAAActatgttcatttaaaaaaggtttcGGACAACAATATTCAGTGTAAGCACATGTTGCAGTGAGATTATTTGCAGATTAAAATAACGACGGCAGTAGTATGACATGTGCCAGTCAGTTAGTCTGGTATTGTCTTGAATGTTTAGGTTCAAGCATTAACATTGAGTCACCACCTTGTGTTGTTAATTACAGGTAAAACTCAACGTATCGATTGCTAAAGTTGatcaatttaattaaaatgtagtTTAGTGACTTTATTTGATGGATTTATTTCTAAAACATGTATTGGACATCAACAGTTCTTCACGGCTTTATGCAGATGAATTTTAAACAGTGGAAAAGCATTACAGTTCCTTACATAAGTAAGTGCCAATACTACAATCTAAATATTATATAGCAAGTGAAAGTACTGCAGAATCAAGATACATAAGTATCGGCGAAATGTATtgaaaatatcagaaataaaCAGGCAGAAAACTGGCCCTTGTGAGTGGTGCACTataataaattacattacactGATTGTGTAAGCAGACAGTTTTAACTTCTTTATGGGCAATTAGATAGGCCTGGTTTACATTTAGGCTgtcaaacatatatttttttaagtgccaTATTTACCTATGAAATGTAGTATAGATGTTTAAAGCAGACATCAAAAAATTAAGGGCAAAAAAAGTACCCACCACCACTGAAATAAAGTGTTATATcaagtaaatgtgtgtttaattacttaatatttatatgatatttatggtaaaaaatgatttcaaagtTTTGAAACAGGTaagatcatgtttttttcaccgATGGTCCGAAACGAGGAAGCGTATCAACAACGGTACGCATGCGTGGTACCGAGTGCCTGCcgaatatattgtatatatagtgtatatagtaTGACACTGTATATAGTGTCACAATGTGGCTGGATTTGTTCGAATATCAGAGGTCCCTCCAAATGACAGTAGGTATAAATGCAATAGACAAATACGTCGAGCCCTAATATGACTCACGGGCGAAAGCGAAGCAGGAAGTAATCCACTGTCACACTCACGCAGAAGCGTTTTTCatctttggttttgtgttttggcGAACCGCCCAGCCGGCAGACGCTACGTCACTTCCTGGAgttatttccatttgtttgtgaCAAACGCCAGCAGGTATCTCGTAACCCGTTTACACCAACGACACCGGTTCATTTCACTGCGTGTCCGAGTGAGGTCCTCTGCCACCATGCGGGACATCTCGTAGCTAAAGGACGCGGGGGCGTTAGCAGAAGGCAGCGAAACGTGCGTCCGCGACCAGAAGTACTGGCTCCGCTAACGCTAGCTTAGCTAGTTTGTGTTAATTGGCGACCCATTGTCAGCTGCCTGGCCCCCGCGGTGTCGGACCCCGTCCGCCGCCTCCCGTGAACCGATGGAGTGCCCCCACCTGAGCTCGAGCGTGAGCGGCGCCGTCGACTCCCTCGGGTTCCCCCACGGATCTCCGTCCTCCTGGTGTTGCAGCGGTGAGTGGAGTGTTTGtgacacttttcatttcactttaacAACCGACGTCGATgtagacacagagaaacaaacgaCCCTCGCTACCGACGCGACCACACGGTCTTCAGCTCGACGGGCGGTGGAGCCGCGGGGAGGCACAGCAGCTCTCACAAGGGCAATTCACCAGATACTGTGTCAGGGACacgcgaggaggagaagaacggCCCGATGACCACCCGCGGCGGTTCACCGAGTCTCTGAACTTCGTCTTTCCCCTCCAGTTTGCAGGTCGAATAAGAGTCCGTGGGTTTGCCTCACCTGCACGACGGTCCACTGTGGAAGGTGAGTTGGCGCCCTTGGTTTGTTAGAGCTTcgagtggcacacacacacacacacacacacacacaccactaggTCACGTATGCATGGATCACGTAAGAGCTGCAGTACATCAATTAACATGTGTTATCTACAGAGGTGCATCCGTGGTCACTGAGGTGGTCAAATAGAAATGAGCCTCAACAGCAAAATGATTGTCCCAGATCTGGAATTGTATCAGGAAAGGCCACAACTTCTGCTTATTGTGAATTCTGATTTGATTTCTAGTCACAGAGCTAATCGtcgatcattttcatttcccctgAAGGTTGATTAACAAGGCCTACCACATGTTATAGGTGCATTCCGTTCACTGCACACTTAAAAGTTCCAAAATTGGAACTCTGTGTTCTAagacagttgaaaaaaattgcacatCTCCTCGCCTAGTTGTGTAACAGGGTAAGGAAACTTTGAACACACTGTTGTGTAGAtaaatcttttattaaaaaagcaaAGGACATCAGTGAAGACAAATATAActaattattgattttttttatctgttggTACAAATCCTACAAATAAACAATTTCCACTGTTTGGACAAGGGATTGAAGATTGAACTTGGGGACATTTGAACAACCTTATTATCCCGCAGACagataacatttttattcagaTGGTTTGAAGAGTCTTGAGTCGAAACTATCGGGAAGTGTTCTTAAACAGCCCTCTGGGTTTCCTGTCTATTGGACAAGCAAATGCTTACCTGCGTGACTCAAATGTAATCATGATACATTGGAGGCACAAACGGGTTATGACGTGGAAGTTGAGAAGCAAACAAGGTCGTTCTGGAGGGCACAGTTAGGCCATTGTGTGTTGATGGTTGCGTTCTAACATACTTTTCAATCTAGATATGTCAATGGACATGCAAAGAAGCACTTTGAAGAGAGTCAAGTCCTTGGCAACAGTCAAAGGAAGAGCGAGaaacaggagaaggagaaatcCCATCACTCTCTCTGCATGGACTGCAGCAACTTCAGTGTGTTTTGGTGAGTGTCCCTCATGACCAACCTATCTATGATTACAATCTGTGACTCACTGTGCAAAAGTACAGTCATTAAAACGTTTAACAGTCAAAGGATTGTGATTCCATGTTAACGGGaaccaaatgttgtttttttacgacCTTCTTTAATCTGTTAAAGCTTGATCAGTTACTTTGCAAGTGATCCAAGATTCTTCTGGTTACATGccacaaataattattttaatttcaaacaaaacagtgaTCCAAATTTTGATAAGCATTTGATGACAATCACTCCTGCCACCTGTGGTTCAGGGCTACGTCCTACCACAGTGAAACACATATGTATTATTGACTACTGTGTTTCTTATGTAAGATTGTGACGGTTTCAAATCTCAGTAAGTTTAttctgttttcaaatgtgtatGTTTCTTGTCTAATGTGGGTTTTATAGTTACAGATGTGATGAATTTGTTGTCAATGACACCAAACTTGGGCAGGTTCAGAAGGTGAGGGAGCATCTTCAGAGTTTAGAAAAGTAAGTATTAATCTCTGGTGTTGTTTATTGTCCTGTTATACTCTATcctcaaattatgaaaaatgaaatggagcATTAGTTTGGATAGTTTGACAgtgtttcacacaaaaaaagatagatTAACTTTAATCATGTTTCAcgagatgcaaaaaaaaattcaaggcaaaaaaaaaatcagtgtccaggtaaaacattttttgtctctTGCAGCTCGGCACTGATGGGTGAcaggcagaggaaaagaaaacttcaGGAAAGTCCAACTGTAGACAGCAAACTGTTAAAAGATAATGTAAGTGCCTGAATTtaagaattgttttattttatatattttttgttttatttagtatATTTGTAGTATATATTGTAGCATACATAGAattgttttgtatatttgtagtaTATATTGTGGATTTTAC contains:
- the si:dkeyp-73b11.8 gene encoding BPTI/Kunitz domain-containing protein, with product MKHLLLLGMAVAIIHVSQTSTPGFCQLPPSAGNGLEFIVAFYYNHTKDQCNPFMYNGEGGNSNRFVNERECIRNCSANAENIYPTDESLACHFKKAIGQCRGQLLRYYYDSVHDKCKKFIWSGCIGNGNRFFDQGSCNSTCAGIHDDGDDPEEDEPDTPIAIICGVLLGVIIAAFIIPVVVLTVRSKKMSSKKNEPGKSKEPRSDSPLQPQAIEMA